Proteins co-encoded in one Nicotiana sylvestris chromosome 7, ASM39365v2, whole genome shotgun sequence genomic window:
- the LOC104229119 gene encoding uncharacterized protein isoform X2: MEDSSENLDDGMLWLPSDIFPVEEVSVTFPSPKFKFKNNHPNTCTCCCYYSCIHHNDHLSLMDEQQETDNDNIIQRFAAFSLLHQRNHQPHSVPKSFPISERFRPAERYSCTDCSLSGCVERNRGEELLQIGVPPPVYPYQFYTPVQPQVERLIEARSRVLQMQENRFMRMRNLRINENRFMGSRFLPFVGSGYGNGGGGSSTCGGTGVFLPRVPTNINDYRNHPHARKRQGGRNRQEVQQTGQSYPCI, translated from the exons ATGGAGGATTCTTCTGAAAATCTGGATGATGGAATGTTATGGCTACCGTCTGATATTTTCCCTGTAGAAGAAGTTTCAGTTACATTTCCTTCTCCCAAGTTTAAGTTCAAAAACAACCACCCCAATACTTGTACTTGCTGCTGTTATTACTCTTGTATTCATCACAATGATCATCTCTCTTTAATGGATGAACAACAAGAAACTGATAATGATAATATCATTCAACGCTTCGCTGCTTTTTCTCTTCTTCATCAACGTAACCACCAACCCCACTCTGTTCCAAAATCATTTCCCATTTCTGAG CGGTTCAGACCGGCAGAGAGGTACAGCTGTACGGATTGTTCACTTTCTGGCTGTGTTGAACGAAATAGAGGGGAAGAGCTGCTTCAGATCGGTGTTCCACCCCCGGTTTATCCGTACCAGTTTTATACACCGGTTCAACCCCAG GTTGAGAGGTTGATTGAAGCAAGAAGTAGGGTTTTGCAGATGCAAGAGAACCGGTTCATGAGAATGCGTAACCTGAGAATAAATGAAAACCGGTTCATGGGAAGCCGGTTTTTGCCATTTGTGGGAAGTGGATATGGTAACGGAGGAGGAGGTAGTTCTACTTGTGGTGGAACAGGTGTTTTCCTTCCGAGAGTACCCACTAACATCAACGATTATCGTAATCATCCTCATGCTAGAAAGAGACAAG GTGGTAGAAATAGGCAGGAGGTTCAGCAAACTGGTCAGAGCTATCCATGCATATAA
- the LOC104229119 gene encoding uncharacterized protein isoform X3: MEDSSENLDDGMLWLPSDIFPVEEVSVTFPSPKFKFKNNHPNTCTCCCYYSCIHHNDHLSLMDEQQETDNDNIIQRFAAFSLLHQRNHQPHSVPKSFPISERFRPAERYSCTDCSLSGCVERNRGEELLQIGVPPPVYPYQFYTPVQPQMQENRFMRMRNLRINENRFMGSRFLPFVGSGYGNGGGGSSTCGGTGVFLPRVPTNINDYRNHPHARKRQGGGRNRQEVQQTGQSYPCI; the protein is encoded by the exons ATGGAGGATTCTTCTGAAAATCTGGATGATGGAATGTTATGGCTACCGTCTGATATTTTCCCTGTAGAAGAAGTTTCAGTTACATTTCCTTCTCCCAAGTTTAAGTTCAAAAACAACCACCCCAATACTTGTACTTGCTGCTGTTATTACTCTTGTATTCATCACAATGATCATCTCTCTTTAATGGATGAACAACAAGAAACTGATAATGATAATATCATTCAACGCTTCGCTGCTTTTTCTCTTCTTCATCAACGTAACCACCAACCCCACTCTGTTCCAAAATCATTTCCCATTTCTGAG CGGTTCAGACCGGCAGAGAGGTACAGCTGTACGGATTGTTCACTTTCTGGCTGTGTTGAACGAAATAGAGGGGAAGAGCTGCTTCAGATCGGTGTTCCACCCCCGGTTTATCCGTACCAGTTTTATACACCGGTTCAACCCCAG ATGCAAGAGAACCGGTTCATGAGAATGCGTAACCTGAGAATAAATGAAAACCGGTTCATGGGAAGCCGGTTTTTGCCATTTGTGGGAAGTGGATATGGTAACGGAGGAGGAGGTAGTTCTACTTGTGGTGGAACAGGTGTTTTCCTTCCGAGAGTACCCACTAACATCAACGATTATCGTAATCATCCTCATGCTAGAAAGAGACAAGGTG GTGGTAGAAATAGGCAGGAGGTTCAGCAAACTGGTCAGAGCTATCCATGCATATAA
- the LOC104229119 gene encoding uncharacterized protein isoform X1, whose protein sequence is MEDSSENLDDGMLWLPSDIFPVEEVSVTFPSPKFKFKNNHPNTCTCCCYYSCIHHNDHLSLMDEQQETDNDNIIQRFAAFSLLHQRNHQPHSVPKSFPISERFRPAERYSCTDCSLSGCVERNRGEELLQIGVPPPVYPYQFYTPVQPQVERLIEARSRVLQMQENRFMRMRNLRINENRFMGSRFLPFVGSGYGNGGGGSSTCGGTGVFLPRVPTNINDYRNHPHARKRQGGGRNRQEVQQTGQSYPCI, encoded by the exons ATGGAGGATTCTTCTGAAAATCTGGATGATGGAATGTTATGGCTACCGTCTGATATTTTCCCTGTAGAAGAAGTTTCAGTTACATTTCCTTCTCCCAAGTTTAAGTTCAAAAACAACCACCCCAATACTTGTACTTGCTGCTGTTATTACTCTTGTATTCATCACAATGATCATCTCTCTTTAATGGATGAACAACAAGAAACTGATAATGATAATATCATTCAACGCTTCGCTGCTTTTTCTCTTCTTCATCAACGTAACCACCAACCCCACTCTGTTCCAAAATCATTTCCCATTTCTGAG CGGTTCAGACCGGCAGAGAGGTACAGCTGTACGGATTGTTCACTTTCTGGCTGTGTTGAACGAAATAGAGGGGAAGAGCTGCTTCAGATCGGTGTTCCACCCCCGGTTTATCCGTACCAGTTTTATACACCGGTTCAACCCCAG GTTGAGAGGTTGATTGAAGCAAGAAGTAGGGTTTTGCAGATGCAAGAGAACCGGTTCATGAGAATGCGTAACCTGAGAATAAATGAAAACCGGTTCATGGGAAGCCGGTTTTTGCCATTTGTGGGAAGTGGATATGGTAACGGAGGAGGAGGTAGTTCTACTTGTGGTGGAACAGGTGTTTTCCTTCCGAGAGTACCCACTAACATCAACGATTATCGTAATCATCCTCATGCTAGAAAGAGACAAGGTG GTGGTAGAAATAGGCAGGAGGTTCAGCAAACTGGTCAGAGCTATCCATGCATATAA